A single Thermosynechococcus vestitus BP-1 DNA region contains:
- a CDS encoding DUF2839 domain-containing protein, with amino-acid sequence MGEAKRRKETLGEAYGQQKRSWLNKEQLLLIQKWVTRGTWLGIGLLVVIWLTVRFIGPSFGWWELTVN; translated from the coding sequence ATGGGTGAGGCAAAACGGCGCAAGGAAACCCTCGGTGAGGCCTACGGCCAACAAAAGCGGAGCTGGCTAAACAAGGAGCAACTGCTGCTGATTCAGAAATGGGTGACGCGAGGAACGTGGCTGGGGATTGGCCTACTGGTGGTGATTTGGTTAACAGTGCGTTTTATCGGCCCCAGCTTCGGCTGGTGGGAATTGACGGTGAACTAG
- a CDS encoding indolepyruvate ferredoxin oxidoreductase subunit alpha — translation MAHTIVTNTCEGVADCVEACPVACIHPGPGKNAKGTDWFWIDFATCIDCGICLQVCPVEGAIVPEERPDLQATPA, via the coding sequence GTGGCGCACACCATTGTCACGAATACCTGCGAAGGGGTTGCCGATTGTGTTGAGGCCTGTCCCGTGGCCTGTATTCATCCGGGGCCGGGCAAAAATGCCAAGGGGACCGATTGGTTCTGGATTGATTTTGCCACCTGTATTGACTGCGGCATTTGTCTGCAAGTGTGTCCTGTGGAGGGGGCCATTGTCCCTGAAGAACGTCCTGATCTGCAGGCAACGCCCGCATGA
- a CDS encoding CD225/dispanin family protein has product MSNSSDQNIPNYLVPAILSTICCCLPFGVVAIIFASQVNSRLAAGDRAGALDASNKAKLFTWLAVISGLVGSAIYIILIVIAQQIGQ; this is encoded by the coding sequence ATGTCAAACAGTTCAGATCAAAACATCCCCAACTATCTTGTTCCAGCAATTCTTTCAACAATTTGTTGTTGTTTACCTTTTGGCGTTGTCGCTATTATTTTTGCTTCCCAAGTCAATTCAAGGTTAGCGGCCGGCGATCGCGCCGGGGCATTAGATGCCTCAAACAAAGCAAAGCTATTCACTTGGCTTGCCGTCATTTCAGGACTGGTGGGCAGTGCCATTTATATCATTCTGATCGTTATAGCTCAGCAAATCGGCCAATAA
- the nagA gene encoding N-acetylglucosamine-6-phosphate deacetylase yields the protein MRVLQWLDRVRLLGSDRLQQVQIADGKVAAIGANLIPPETVEVLDFAGDYLSLGGVDLQINGALGLPFPWLKTAEPLPTISHYLWQQGIDAYAPTIVTAPLAEIHTALGVIHEYAPNGQASEAKILGVHLEGPFLNPQKRGAHPPSHLQPLTLERVQTVLGEFSDSIEILTLAPELDASGEVLPYLRQLGITVSLGHSLATVEEAQAAFDAGATMITHAFNAMPPLHHREPGLLAAALTDQRVWCGVIGDGVHVHPQMLKLLWQCAGDRLFLVSDALAPLGLGDGIYPWDQRHIEVKNGTARLEDGTLCGTTVPLLAMVGRLVDWGVCDFEAALALATLNPRRAVGLRTELVGQPVSHLLRWRSPHHYERLPVIGRFAEL from the coding sequence ATGAGGGTGCTGCAATGGCTGGATCGCGTGCGGCTTTTGGGGAGCGATCGCCTGCAACAGGTGCAAATTGCCGATGGCAAGGTGGCCGCCATTGGTGCCAACTTAATTCCACCAGAAACGGTTGAGGTTCTGGATTTTGCCGGTGATTATCTCTCCCTTGGGGGCGTAGATCTACAAATTAATGGTGCCTTGGGCCTTCCCTTTCCCTGGTTAAAAACAGCCGAGCCGCTGCCAACCATTAGCCACTACCTTTGGCAACAGGGGATTGACGCCTATGCCCCCACCATCGTGACCGCTCCCCTCGCTGAAATTCACACTGCCCTAGGGGTAATCCACGAGTATGCGCCCAATGGGCAAGCATCTGAGGCCAAGATTTTGGGTGTGCATTTGGAGGGGCCTTTCCTCAATCCTCAGAAGCGCGGTGCCCATCCCCCGTCTCATCTTCAGCCCTTGACCCTAGAAAGGGTGCAAACCGTCCTAGGGGAGTTCAGTGATTCCATTGAGATTCTCACCCTCGCCCCCGAATTAGATGCCAGTGGTGAGGTGCTGCCCTATCTGCGGCAGTTGGGGATCACGGTGAGTTTAGGTCACTCTTTGGCCACGGTGGAGGAAGCTCAGGCGGCTTTTGATGCGGGTGCAACAATGATTACCCATGCCTTTAATGCCATGCCCCCCCTACATCACCGCGAGCCGGGGTTGTTGGCGGCAGCTTTGACGGACCAACGGGTCTGGTGTGGGGTCATTGGCGATGGGGTTCATGTTCATCCGCAAATGCTGAAGCTGCTGTGGCAGTGCGCGGGCGATCGCCTCTTTTTGGTCAGTGATGCCTTGGCCCCCCTGGGTTTAGGGGATGGCATCTACCCGTGGGATCAACGGCACATTGAAGTCAAAAATGGCACCGCTCGCCTTGAGGATGGTACCCTCTGTGGCACAACGGTTCCCCTCTTGGCAATGGTGGGGCGCTTGGTGGATTGGGGGGTGTGTGACTTTGAGGCGGCTCTTGCCTTGGCAACGCTGAACCCCCGCCGTGCCGTTGGCCTGAGGACGGAGTTAGTCGGGCAACCCGTGAGTCATCTCCTGCGCTGGCGCTCTCCCCACCACTACGAGCGATTGCCAGTTATTGGCCGATTTGCTGAGCTATAA
- a CDS encoding helicase HerA domain-containing protein: MTAQQLGIVVQGSLTQGLEVRLSGQVSVEELRVGQFLVVQGRRSRFFCLLTDVTLGTANPRILLNPPALEDSFLQEVLAGSGTFATLSVAPMLMILDDEQELRPVKTIPAHFSPVYEASERDFRAVFGWEDDPQRRNFAIGTPLDMAVPICLDLDRFVERSNGIFGKSGTGKSFLTRLLLSGIIRKQAAVNLIFDMHSEYGWEATREGKQLSTVKGLRQLFPRQVKIYTLDPESTQRRGVRDAQELYIGFDQIEVEDLALVQTELNLSEASLENAMILRNEFGKGWITRLLMMTNQEIQEFCETKMGSKASIMALQRKLTRLEQLKYLRNTCSKNYIGQILETLAAGQHVVIEFGSQANMLSYMLATNIIARRIHQAYVQQSEVFLQTKNPSDRPRQLVITIEEAHRFLEPATVKQTIFGTIAREMRKYFVTLLVVDQRPSGIDSEIMSQIGTRITALLNDEKDIEAIFTGVAGSQQLRSVLAKLDSKQQALVLGHAVPMPVVIQTRSYDEHFYGEMGDRDWEELPTPLLLEAAQAAKSDLGI, encoded by the coding sequence ATGACGGCTCAACAACTGGGAATCGTTGTCCAAGGATCCCTCACTCAAGGCCTTGAAGTGCGACTCAGTGGTCAGGTTTCAGTGGAGGAACTGCGGGTTGGGCAATTTTTAGTGGTGCAAGGCCGGCGATCGCGCTTCTTTTGCCTACTGACGGATGTTACTCTCGGCACTGCCAATCCCCGCATTCTCCTCAATCCCCCCGCCCTTGAAGATAGCTTTTTGCAGGAGGTGCTGGCGGGTAGTGGCACCTTTGCCACCTTGAGTGTGGCGCCAATGCTGATGATTCTCGACGATGAGCAGGAATTACGCCCTGTGAAAACCATTCCTGCCCATTTCAGTCCCGTCTACGAGGCTAGTGAACGGGACTTTCGCGCCGTCTTTGGCTGGGAGGACGATCCGCAGCGGCGCAACTTTGCCATTGGCACCCCCTTGGATATGGCGGTGCCCATTTGTTTGGATTTAGATCGCTTTGTCGAGCGCAGCAATGGCATATTTGGCAAGTCGGGAACGGGCAAGTCCTTTTTGACGCGGCTGTTGTTGTCGGGGATTATCCGCAAACAGGCGGCGGTGAACCTGATTTTTGATATGCACTCGGAGTATGGCTGGGAGGCCACCCGTGAAGGCAAGCAACTGAGTACCGTGAAGGGATTGCGGCAACTGTTTCCACGCCAAGTAAAGATCTATACCCTTGATCCTGAATCCACCCAACGGCGGGGTGTGCGCGATGCCCAGGAACTCTACATTGGTTTTGATCAAATCGAGGTCGAGGACTTGGCGCTGGTGCAGACAGAACTCAACCTCTCGGAAGCCAGCCTGGAAAATGCAATGATTCTGCGCAATGAGTTTGGCAAGGGCTGGATCACTCGCCTGCTGATGATGACCAATCAGGAGATTCAGGAGTTTTGTGAAACGAAAATGGGCAGCAAGGCTTCCATCATGGCCCTGCAACGGAAACTCACGCGGCTGGAACAACTGAAGTACCTACGCAACACCTGTAGCAAGAACTACATTGGCCAAATTTTGGAGACCCTAGCTGCAGGTCAACATGTGGTGATTGAGTTTGGCTCCCAAGCGAATATGCTCTCCTATATGCTGGCAACGAATATCATTGCCCGCCGCATTCACCAAGCCTACGTACAGCAGTCGGAGGTGTTTCTGCAAACAAAAAATCCCAGCGATCGCCCCCGTCAACTGGTGATCACCATTGAAGAGGCTCACCGCTTCTTGGAGCCAGCGACGGTGAAACAGACGATTTTTGGCACGATTGCCCGCGAGATGCGCAAGTACTTTGTCACGCTCCTGGTTGTTGATCAACGGCCTTCGGGCATTGATAGCGAGATCATGTCCCAAATTGGCACGCGCATCACCGCCCTCCTCAACGATGAAAAGGACATTGAGGCCATTTTTACTGGCGTCGCGGGTTCGCAGCAGTTGCGATCGGTGTTAGCCAAGCTGGATTCCAAACAACAGGCGCTTGTGCTCGGTCACGCTGTGCCCATGCCGGTGGTCATCCAAACCCGTAGCTATGATGAACATTTTTATGGGGAGATGGGCGATCGCGACTGGGAGGAGCTACCAACCCCCCTGCTATTGGAGGCAGCCCAAGCGGCGAAGTCTGATCTAGGGATTTAG
- a CDS encoding D-alanyl-D-alanine carboxypeptidase: MLELLAAVAGYWGPPPLEALKAVIFPYHAALHQYRDRYLQTLAQEGFPPSQQGIWIQSAQQLLVNHQGDRPLAAASVTKIATSLAVLDKYPFDHQFLTRIGTTGRLQNGVLRGDLVLIGGSDPLFVWEEAIALGNALNRLGIRQVQGNLVIVPPFMMNFYPEPQISAELFKLALDHRRWTPEIAAAYGQPLKEQPRPQVSIAGGTRLQSTIPANVTIRLEHRSLPLGEIVRQMNIYSNNGIAELLAEMAGGAATVAQVAARKANVPAAEIQLINGSGLGEENRISPRAACGMLFALQQELAANNHSLADVLPMAGRDGGTVEHRQLPAGTLVKTGSLWNVSALVGVLPTAQYGTVCFALLNGGSNLEGFRRAQDRYVQHLSQTLQPSQLPGAEFHSPAGAPRFGDPQRIQVVTVQ, encoded by the coding sequence ATGTTGGAGTTATTGGCAGCAGTAGCAGGGTACTGGGGACCGCCGCCCTTGGAGGCTCTTAAAGCGGTGATCTTTCCCTATCATGCGGCGCTGCATCAGTATCGCGATCGCTACCTGCAGACGCTGGCTCAGGAGGGCTTCCCCCCCAGCCAACAGGGGATTTGGATTCAAAGTGCCCAGCAGTTACTCGTGAACCACCAGGGCGATCGCCCCCTTGCCGCGGCATCGGTCACCAAAATTGCCACCAGCCTCGCTGTTCTCGACAAATACCCCTTTGACCATCAGTTCCTCACTCGCATTGGCACGACGGGCAGGCTACAAAACGGTGTCCTCAGGGGCGATTTAGTCTTGATTGGCGGCAGTGATCCCCTCTTTGTTTGGGAGGAAGCGATCGCCCTCGGCAATGCCCTCAATCGCTTGGGCATTCGCCAAGTGCAAGGGAACTTAGTCATCGTTCCTCCCTTTATGATGAACTTTTACCCTGAGCCCCAGATCAGCGCAGAGCTCTTCAAACTTGCCCTAGATCATCGCCGTTGGACCCCCGAAATTGCAGCGGCCTATGGGCAGCCCCTCAAGGAACAACCGCGCCCCCAAGTGAGTATTGCCGGTGGAACACGCCTCCAAAGCACGATCCCTGCCAATGTCACAATTCGCCTAGAGCACCGCTCCCTGCCCCTAGGGGAAATTGTGCGGCAAATGAATATCTACAGCAACAATGGGATTGCAGAACTGTTGGCAGAAATGGCAGGAGGTGCTGCAACTGTGGCTCAGGTGGCTGCCCGTAAAGCCAATGTTCCCGCCGCTGAAATTCAACTGATCAATGGTTCAGGGCTAGGGGAGGAGAATCGAATTTCTCCGCGGGCGGCCTGTGGTATGCTCTTTGCCCTCCAGCAGGAGTTAGCCGCGAACAACCACAGTTTGGCAGATGTGCTACCCATGGCGGGACGCGATGGCGGTACGGTAGAGCATCGTCAATTGCCTGCGGGGACGCTAGTGAAAACCGGTTCCCTTTGGAATGTGAGTGCCCTAGTGGGGGTCTTACCTACGGCTCAATACGGCACTGTCTGTTTTGCCCTCTTGAATGGTGGCAGCAACCTAGAGGGCTTTCGGCGGGCACAGGATCGTTATGTGCAGCACCTCAGTCAAACCCTGCAACCGAGTCAACTACCGGGGGCGGAATTCCACAGCCCAGCAGGTGCTCCCCGCTTTGGCGATCCCCAACGCATCCAAGTTGTGACAGTGCAATAA
- a CDS encoding response regulator transcription factor, producing the protein MEHILLLEDETELADPLGHILRQEGYHVDVAYDGEAAQTYWQTQRPYHLLILDWMVPPPTGLELCQRWRQAGDETPVLFLTARDTVDDRVCGLDAGADDYLVKPFELRELLARVRALLRRRHTMGCTAPVLCWQDLRLDVEGRLLYRGQQCICLSEKETALLALFLKHPTELLSHELIASQLWPDQSCVNRNLLAAQIRLLRRKIEHRDEPSLIQTVYGQGYRLRPVATPES; encoded by the coding sequence GTGGAGCACATTCTGCTATTAGAGGACGAAACGGAATTAGCCGACCCCTTGGGTCACATCCTACGTCAAGAGGGCTACCACGTTGACGTGGCCTATGATGGTGAAGCAGCTCAAACCTACTGGCAAACGCAGCGCCCCTACCACCTATTGATTTTGGATTGGATGGTCCCACCACCCACGGGGCTAGAACTCTGTCAACGATGGCGCCAAGCCGGTGATGAGACCCCCGTTCTCTTTCTCACTGCTCGAGATACCGTGGATGACCGGGTATGCGGTCTGGATGCCGGGGCCGATGATTATTTAGTGAAGCCTTTTGAACTACGGGAATTGCTGGCACGGGTACGGGCACTGCTGCGACGGCGGCATACGATGGGGTGTACAGCCCCCGTTCTTTGCTGGCAGGATTTGCGTTTAGATGTTGAAGGTCGTTTGCTCTACCGGGGACAACAGTGCATCTGCCTCTCGGAAAAGGAAACGGCGCTTTTGGCGCTCTTCCTCAAACACCCGACGGAACTTCTCAGCCATGAATTGATTGCCAGTCAACTGTGGCCGGATCAGTCCTGTGTCAATCGCAACCTATTGGCAGCCCAGATTCGGCTCCTACGCCGCAAAATTGAGCATCGGGATGAGCCCTCCCTGATTCAAACGGTCTATGGTCAAGGCTATCGCCTACGTCCGGTTGCTACACCTGAAAGCTAA
- a CDS encoding GNAT family N-acetyltransferase, whose product MIEIRAAEITDLPSVAQLVALSFHPGSGWQALWRSFIQLGIEQDLRDRWQRERPHYHCWLAVLRTGGSALCVGSVEVQLRELRGQPSPYLSNLAVHPDYRRRGIGRRLLETVETHLCSTYSNLYLHVLAQNQAAQQLYARCGFEVVEEGFTFWGERKLLLRKSLASDRPYSPSPISSSV is encoded by the coding sequence ATGATTGAGATTCGGGCGGCAGAGATCACTGACCTTCCCAGTGTCGCTCAGCTGGTGGCGCTGAGTTTTCATCCCGGCAGCGGTTGGCAAGCCCTTTGGCGCAGTTTCATTCAGTTAGGGATTGAGCAGGATTTGCGCGATCGCTGGCAGCGGGAGCGGCCCCACTACCACTGTTGGTTAGCCGTCCTACGCACGGGAGGCTCTGCTCTCTGTGTGGGGAGTGTTGAAGTGCAGCTCCGTGAGCTTAGGGGGCAACCCTCTCCCTATCTCTCCAATTTGGCGGTGCATCCCGATTACCGGCGGCGGGGCATTGGCCGGCGGCTATTAGAGACTGTTGAGACCCACCTTTGCTCCACCTATTCCAATCTCTATCTTCACGTCCTTGCCCAAAATCAGGCGGCGCAGCAGTTATATGCCCGCTGTGGCTTTGAAGTGGTTGAGGAGGGCTTCACGTTTTGGGGAGAGCGGAAATTGCTCCTGCGAAAGTCCCTGGCGAGCGATCGCCCCTATTCCCCTTCGCCAATTTCCTCCTCAGTATAA
- the leuS gene encoding leucine--tRNA ligase: MDDRYDPQVIEAKWQQEWAARQLDRTDTDPQKPKFYALSMFPYPSGNLHMGHVRNYTITDVIARCRRMQGYRVLHPMGWDAFGLPAENAAIERGIHPRVWTQQNIGQMRQELQRLGLSYDWEREVTTCHPDYYRWTQWLFLEFFEAGLAYQKEAAVNWDPVDQTVLANEQVDSEGRSWRSGALVERRLLKQWFLKITAYAEELLNDLEQLTGWPERVKLMQANWIGQSRGAYLEFPIVGSDEKIGVFTTRPDTVYGVTYVVLAPEHPLTLKVTTSRRRKTVEAFIASVQQESELERTAGDRPKRGVATGGKALNPFTGEEIPIWIANYVLYEYGTGAVMGVPAHDERDFQFAKAHRLPIRQVIIPPDGKASTRLRAAYTEPGKLINSGQFDGMDSTAAKVAITEYATAQGWGREHVQYRLRDWLISRQRYWGVPIPIIHCPQCGPVPVPRSELPVLLPEEVEFTGRGPSPLAKLAAWRDVPCPKCGGPAQRETDTMDTFIDSSWYYFRYADARNSEAPFDPAAIKDWLPVDQYVGGIEHAILHLLYSRFFTKVLRDRQLVHVSEPFQRLLTQGMVQGRTYKNPRTGKYVIPSRIADLNQPTDPDTGEALEVVYEKMSKSKYNGVAPGDVIQQYGADTARMFILFKAPPEKDLEWDDADVEGQFRFLNRVWRLVQTFKAKGGRLGQPLPATLTKAEKDLRRAIHTAIKEISEDIEGDYQLNTAVAELMKLSNALSSADCYTSGVYSEGIQTLLTLLAPFAPHISEELWHQLGGTDSIHRQPWPKADPTALVADEITLVIQVMGKTRGAIQVPATASQAELEEAAQHSEIGQRYLAGKTIKKIIVVPGKLVNFVLESSR, encoded by the coding sequence GTGGACGATCGCTACGACCCCCAAGTGATTGAGGCCAAGTGGCAACAGGAATGGGCTGCACGCCAACTGGATCGCACCGACACTGATCCGCAAAAACCCAAATTCTATGCCCTCTCAATGTTCCCCTACCCCTCAGGGAATCTGCACATGGGGCACGTCCGCAACTATACGATTACCGATGTCATTGCCCGCTGTCGGCGGATGCAGGGCTATCGCGTTCTCCACCCCATGGGCTGGGATGCCTTTGGCCTGCCGGCGGAAAATGCTGCCATTGAACGGGGAATTCATCCCCGCGTCTGGACACAACAGAATATTGGCCAAATGCGCCAAGAACTGCAACGTCTTGGCCTCTCCTACGATTGGGAACGGGAGGTGACCACCTGTCACCCTGACTACTACCGCTGGACACAATGGCTGTTTTTGGAATTCTTTGAGGCGGGCTTGGCCTACCAGAAAGAGGCCGCAGTGAACTGGGATCCTGTGGATCAAACCGTTTTGGCCAATGAGCAGGTGGACAGTGAGGGACGGTCCTGGCGATCGGGGGCCCTAGTGGAACGGCGACTGCTTAAGCAATGGTTCCTGAAAATTACCGCCTATGCCGAGGAACTGTTGAATGACTTGGAACAACTGACGGGCTGGCCAGAGCGGGTGAAATTAATGCAGGCCAACTGGATCGGTCAGTCCAGGGGTGCCTATTTGGAATTCCCAATTGTTGGCAGTGATGAGAAAATTGGCGTTTTTACCACCCGTCCCGATACGGTCTATGGCGTCACATACGTGGTGCTGGCCCCAGAACATCCCCTGACGCTGAAGGTGACCACGAGCCGCCGCCGCAAAACTGTTGAAGCCTTTATTGCCAGTGTGCAACAGGAAAGTGAACTGGAACGTACGGCGGGCGATCGCCCCAAACGGGGGGTGGCCACCGGCGGCAAAGCCCTGAACCCCTTTACCGGCGAAGAAATCCCGATTTGGATTGCTAATTATGTCCTCTACGAATACGGGACGGGTGCCGTGATGGGTGTACCTGCCCACGATGAGCGGGATTTTCAATTTGCCAAAGCCCACAGGCTCCCCATCCGCCAAGTGATCATCCCCCCAGACGGCAAAGCCAGTACCCGCCTCAGGGCCGCCTATACGGAGCCGGGGAAACTGATCAATAGTGGCCAATTTGATGGGATGGACTCCACTGCAGCTAAAGTAGCCATTACCGAATACGCAACGGCTCAAGGTTGGGGACGGGAGCACGTGCAGTATCGCCTACGGGATTGGCTCATTTCCCGCCAACGCTATTGGGGAGTCCCCATTCCCATCATTCACTGTCCACAGTGTGGGCCAGTGCCGGTGCCGCGCTCAGAGTTACCGGTGCTCCTCCCTGAAGAGGTGGAGTTTACCGGTCGTGGGCCTTCTCCCTTGGCAAAGCTGGCTGCATGGCGCGATGTCCCCTGCCCGAAGTGTGGTGGGCCAGCTCAGCGGGAAACAGATACTATGGATACGTTCATTGACTCCTCTTGGTACTACTTCCGCTACGCTGATGCCCGCAACAGTGAAGCCCCCTTTGACCCGGCAGCCATCAAGGACTGGTTACCGGTGGATCAGTACGTGGGGGGAATTGAGCACGCCATTCTTCATTTGCTCTACTCGCGCTTTTTTACCAAAGTCTTGCGCGATCGCCAGCTCGTGCATGTGAGTGAACCCTTTCAGCGCCTGCTCACCCAAGGCATGGTTCAAGGGCGCACCTACAAAAATCCACGCACTGGTAAATACGTCATTCCCAGTCGCATTGCCGATCTCAACCAACCCACTGACCCCGACACAGGGGAAGCCCTAGAGGTGGTCTATGAGAAAATGTCCAAGTCGAAATACAACGGCGTTGCCCCCGGCGATGTCATCCAACAGTACGGTGCCGACACCGCGCGGATGTTTATTCTCTTCAAAGCGCCCCCCGAAAAAGACCTGGAATGGGACGATGCTGATGTTGAAGGGCAGTTTCGCTTCCTCAACCGCGTCTGGCGACTGGTACAAACGTTCAAAGCCAAGGGGGGTCGGCTGGGACAACCGCTGCCCGCAACCCTCACTAAAGCCGAAAAAGATCTGCGCCGGGCCATTCACACAGCCATTAAAGAAATCAGCGAAGACATTGAAGGTGACTATCAACTGAATACGGCCGTTGCTGAACTCATGAAACTCAGTAACGCCCTCAGCAGTGCCGACTGCTACACCTCTGGGGTCTATAGCGAAGGCATCCAAACCCTACTCACCCTCCTTGCCCCCTTTGCCCCCCACATCAGCGAAGAACTCTGGCATCAACTGGGGGGCACTGATTCAATTCACCGCCAGCCCTGGCCAAAAGCAGACCCCACTGCCCTGGTTGCCGATGAAATCACCCTTGTCATTCAGGTCATGGGTAAAACCCGTGGCGCGATCCAAGTGCCAGCCACTGCCAGCCAAGCCGAACTGGAGGAAGCTGCCCAGCACTCAGAGATTGGCCAACGCTATCTCGCGGGTAAAACCATTAAAAAAATCATTGTTGTGCCGGGCAAGTTGGTGAACTTTGTCCTAGAGTCCTCAAGGTAA
- a CDS encoding tetratricopeptide repeat protein, with protein sequence MLKTTARFLLGLSLVLLSSSVATAQVVLPRTLELNAKEMEQNGFVVAQEALQLAQFQQFEDALVRAKLAVQLAPRAHEIWALLGGLYLTVNQPKDAVPALEQSLKLNDKNPGAYFNLGSAHFRLGRYDAAARAIEQGLALKPNATEEWFNLGNAYLKLGQKDRAIEQYRRSLRLDRRFWPAYTNIGLVLYEQGHIRQAVKNWEQAADIDPKASEPKLALATALLQLGNEARALQLAEEALRLDSRYGTVEFQRENLWGDRLVADTQILLAKPPLRALMSQLQPEQSALPQP encoded by the coding sequence GTGCTTAAAACAACTGCCCGCTTTCTCCTTGGTCTTAGTCTAGTCCTCCTGAGTAGCAGTGTAGCCACGGCACAAGTGGTGCTGCCGCGCACCCTTGAACTCAATGCTAAGGAGATGGAACAAAATGGTTTTGTCGTGGCACAAGAAGCCCTGCAACTGGCGCAGTTCCAGCAATTTGAAGATGCTTTGGTGCGGGCAAAGCTGGCAGTGCAGTTGGCACCCCGAGCCCACGAAATTTGGGCATTACTGGGGGGACTCTACCTGACAGTTAATCAACCCAAGGATGCGGTGCCAGCCCTAGAGCAGTCTTTGAAACTCAATGACAAAAATCCAGGAGCTTATTTCAACTTAGGCTCTGCCCATTTTCGCCTAGGGCGCTACGACGCCGCAGCACGGGCGATCGAGCAGGGATTGGCACTCAAGCCCAATGCCACCGAGGAATGGTTTAATCTGGGCAATGCCTATCTCAAATTGGGGCAGAAGGATCGGGCGATCGAGCAATACCGCCGCTCATTGCGCTTGGATCGACGGTTTTGGCCAGCCTATACCAACATTGGCCTCGTCCTCTATGAACAGGGCCATATCCGCCAAGCAGTTAAGAACTGGGAACAGGCCGCAGACATTGACCCCAAGGCGAGTGAACCGAAACTAGCCCTAGCAACAGCCCTGTTGCAACTGGGGAATGAAGCAAGAGCACTGCAACTGGCAGAGGAGGCCCTGCGCCTTGATAGCCGCTATGGCACCGTGGAGTTTCAACGGGAAAACCTCTGGGGCGATCGCTTAGTGGCGGATACGCAAATCCTATTGGCCAAGCCCCCGCTGCGGGCACTGATGAGCCAACTCCAACCTGAGCAATCTGCCCTTCCTCAGCCCTAG